The proteins below are encoded in one region of Brassica napus cultivar Da-Ae chromosome A6, Da-Ae, whole genome shotgun sequence:
- the LOC106347631 gene encoding pectinesterase 1-like produces MESINTLKGYDKVSDQENQIPSPLPKPSSRKTLIATVSTVSILLILAVVALTAGAFTRPSHNPPNSLKSVCAVTRYPQTCFHALSSSLNESDPASILELSLRITSEKVSTLSMSFRSIDDMPEEPAVKDCAKLYADAASQLNETLLEIETKKKKGGNWMTEKVVGDVKTWISAAMTDGETCSDGLEEMGTVVGNEIKNEMVTANQMMSVCLAIVSQIKKLLLILH; encoded by the coding sequence ATGGAGTCGATCAACACCTTGAAAGGCTACGACAAAGTATCCGACCAAGAAAACCAGATTCCATCTCCACTTCCCAAACCATCATCCCGCAAAACCCTCATCGCCACCGTCTCCACCgtatccatcctcttgatcctCGCCGTCGTCGCCTTAACCGCCGGAGCCTTCACTCGTCCTTCCCACAACCCTCCCAACTCTCTCAAATCAGTATGCGCCGTGACTCGTTACCCACAGACCTGCTTCCATGCTTTATCTTCTTCCCTCAACGAATCGGACCCTGCATCAATCCTCGAGCTATCTCTTCGGATCACTTCTGAAAAGGTATCGACCTTATCCATGTCTTTCCGTTCAATAGACGATATGCCCGAGGAACCGGCCGTTAAGGACTGCGCGAAGCTGTACGCGGACGCGGCGAGTCAACTAAACGAGACGCTATTGGAGAtcgagacgaagaagaagaagggaggGAATTGGATGACGGAGAAGGTCGTCGGAGATGTTAAGACTTGGATCAGCGCCGCCATGACTGACGGAGAGACTTGCTCCGATGGGCTTGAGGAAATGGGAACTGTTGTGGGAAACGAGATCAAGAATGAGATGGTGACGGCGAATCAGATGATGAGTGTTTGTTTGGCCATTGTCAGCCAAATCAAGAAGCTTCTCTTGATTTTACACTAA
- the BNAA06G17220D gene encoding uncharacterized protein BNAA06G17220D, which yields MSSTSKAWTVAVSIGVVETLKDQLGLCRWNYMFRSVNQHLRNNVRTVSQGKRFSSSVAAANSSGESEKAKKCEESLRTVMYLSCWGPN from the coding sequence ATGAGTTCTACAAGCAAAGCCTGGACGGTGGCAGTTAGCATCGGAGTAGTAGAGACGTTGAAAGACCAGTTAGGTCTTTGTCGGTGGAACTACATGTTCCGGTCGGTGAATCAGCATCTTCGGAACAATGTCAGAACTGTTTCTCAGGGGAAAAGGTTCTCGTCTTCTGTTGCCGCCGCTAACTCGTCTGGTGAGAGTGAAAAGGCAAAGAAGTGTGAAGAATCGCTTAGAACGGTTATGTATTTGAGCTGTTGGGGTCCTAATTGA